The Micropterus dolomieu isolate WLL.071019.BEF.003 ecotype Adirondacks linkage group LG22, ASM2129224v1, whole genome shotgun sequence genome contains a region encoding:
- the syt8 gene encoding synaptotagmin VIII codes for MPTIHPHLNSSHPLPHASGSHPTAHPTSAHTNTTANPVAVAAVHFFNDLLDKIPLPRWAIYTIFVAGALLILLCCLCICCKCCCKGKKKKQNKKNEKINLDGVNGKTTTALVQPGVGDVDYGSAKQQRGQLLYSLEYNGAQSELTVGIKQAKSLMAMDLGGSSDPYVKVYICPDKNKTCETKVFKHTLSPAFNEQFNFTISKSSLQKSTLVMQVYDFNRFSKHNIIGELRLQLCDVDWNHVIEEWQDLAEPAKFEDENLGEICFSLRYVPTAGKLTVVILEAKDLKSMDIGGSSDPYVKVQLALDKRKWKKRKTSVKKKTLNPYFNESFTFDVSFEQIQKVNLVISVWDHDTMTRNDAIGKIFLGCNASGNQLKHWADMLSNPRRPIAQWHNLLSAEQVNSELTLKKKIPLVNKLPF; via the exons atgcCTACCATCCACCCACATCTAAATTCCTCTCATCCATTACCTCATGCATCAGGATCTCATCCTACCGCTCACCCCACCTCCGCCCACACTAACACCACCGCCAACCCGGTCGCCGTCGCCGCAGTCCACTTCTTCAACGACCTGCTGGACAAGATCCCCT TGCCTCGATGGGCGATTTACACCATCTTTGTGGCCGGTGCTCTGCTGattctgctctgctgtctgtgTATCTGCTGCAAGTGCTGCTgcaaaggaaagaagaagaagcagaacaAGAAGAATGAGAAGATCAATCTGGATGGAGTGAACGGAAAAACCACCACAGCTCTG GTTCAGCCAGGTGTGGGGGACGTGGACTATGGATCGGCCAAACAGCAAAGAGGACAGCTGCTCTACTCTCTGGAATACAACGGCGCTCAGTCTGAG CTCACTGTGGGGATCAAACAAGCCAAAAGTCTGATGGCCATGGACCTGGGAGGAAGCTCGGACCCGTACGTTAAAGTCTACATCTGcccagacaaaaacaaaacctgcGAGACCAAAGTGTTCAAACACACGCTTAGCCCCGCGTTCAATGAACAATTCAACTTCACG ATATCAAAGTCTTCCCTCCAAAAGTCGACGTTGGTGATGCAGGTGTATGACTTCAACAGATTCTCCAAACACAACATCATCGGTGAGCTGAGGCTGCAGCTCTGCGACGTCGACTGGAACCACGTTATCGAGGAGTGGCAGGACCTCGCAGAGCCCGCCAAGTTTGAG GATGAAAACCTGGGGGAGATCTGCTTCTCCCTGCGTTACGTTCCCACTGCCGGCAAACTGACTGTGGTGATCCTGGAGGCCAAAGACCTGAAGAGCATGGACATCGGAGGAAGCTCAG ATCCTTATGTGAAGGTGCAGTTGGCTCTGGACAAGAGAAAGTGGAAGAAAAGGAAGACGTCTGTTAAAAAGAAGACGTTGAACCCTTATTTCAACGAGTCCTTCACCTTCGACGTGTCGTTTGAACAAATCCAG AAGGTGAACCTGGTGATCTCTGTGTGGGACCACGACACCATGACGCGGAACGACGCCATAGGGAAGATCTTCCTGGGCTGCAACGCGTCGGGGAACCAGCTGAAGCACTGGGCCGACATGTTGTCCAACCCACGGCGGCCGATCGCTCAGTGGCACAACCTGCTGTCGGCCGAGCAGGTCAACTCCGAACTGACCCTGAAAAAGAAGATACCCCTCGTCAACAAATTACCCTTCTGA